The Oncorhynchus nerka isolate Pitt River linkage group LG24, Oner_Uvic_2.0, whole genome shotgun sequence genome has a window encoding:
- the LOC115108253 gene encoding mitochondrial import inner membrane translocase subunit TIM44, protein MAASLCQCYQLCVRRSLLVSSPSYLLLHNRPHVYRICGSLTSSSQVRYASDRGGSRKGFFGGFLDNLKQELSKNKEMKENIKKFREEAKKLEESEALKQARRKYQTIESETVKTSEVLKKKLGTFSETVKEGLEEVSRTDIGRKIKEGVEEAAKTAKTSAESVSKSGEKLGKTGAFRAISQGIKSVKKEIDDLNQSGPYRAPKRLRKRSDFSSKAAENENKVFEANEDAMGVVLHKDSKWYAQWKDFKDNNMVFNRFFEMKMKYDESENALVRASRAVTDKMTDILGGLFSKTEMSEVLTEILKVDPSFDKDVFLKQCEFDIIPNVLEAMIRGELEVLKDWCYEATYSQLAHPIQQARAMGLQFHSKILDIDNIDLAMGKMMEQGPVLIITFQAQLVMVIRNTKGDVIEGDPDKVLRMMYVWALCRDQEELNPYAAWRLLDISASSTEQIL, encoded by the exons gtacggTATGCATCAGACAGGGGAGGTAGCCGAAAAGGCTTCTTTGGGGGGTTCTTGGACAACCTCAAACAGGAGCTCAGCAAGAACAAGGAAATGAAGGAGAACATCAAGAAGTTTCGTGAGGAGGCCAAAAAGTTGGAGGAATCagaagctctgaagcaagctcgGAGGAAATAT CAAACCATAGAGTCTGAAACTGTGAAGACGTCTGAAGTTCTGAAGAAGAAGTTAGGGACCTTCTCAGAGACTGTGAAAGAG GGTCTGGAAGAGGTCAGTCgtacagatatagggaggaagaTCAAAGAGGGCGTGGAGGAAGCAGCGAAGACAGCCAAGACGTCTGCGGAGTCTGTGTCCAAGAGTGGAGAGAAACTGGGGAAGACCGGTGCCTTCAGGGCAATATCTCAG GGTATAAAGAGTGTGAAGAAGGAGATTGATGATCTTAATCAGAGTGGGCCCTACCGGGCCCCCAAGAGACTACGGAAGAGGAGTGACTTTTCATCTAAGGCTGCAGAAAATGAGAACAAGGTCTTCGAGGCCAATGA GGATGCCATGGGGGTGGTGCTGCACAAGGACTCCAAATGGTACGCACAGTGGAAGGACTTCAAGGATAACAACATGGTTTTTAACA GGTTCTTCGAAATGAAGATGAAGTATGACGAGAGCGAGAATGCCCTCGTCAGAGCGTCTCGTGCCGTCACAGATAAAATGACCGACATCCTAG GTGGGCTCTTCTCCAAGACAGAGATGTCTGAGGTGCTGACAGAGATTCTGAAGGTGGATCCGTCATTCGACAAAGATGTCTTCCTCAAGCAGTGTGAATTTGACATCATACCCAACGTCCTAGAG GCCATGATCCGAGGGGAGCTGGAGGTTCTGAAGGACTGGTGTTATGAAGCG ACTTACAGCCAGCTGGCCCACCCCATTCAACAGGCCAGGGCTATGGGCCTGCAGTTCCACTCTAAGATCCTGGACATAGACAACATTGAT CTGGCCATGGGGAAGATGATGGAGCAGGGTCCGGTGCTGATCATCACCTTCCAGGCCCAGCTGGTCATGGTGATCCGCAACACTAAAGGAGACGTCATAGAGGGAGACCCT GACAAGGTGCTGAGGATGATGTATGTGTGGGCCCTGTGTCGAGACCAAGAGGAGCTGAACCCCTATGCAGCCTGGAGACTCCTGGATATCTCTGCCTCCAGCACTGAACAGATCCTCTga